The genomic region TAGGATCGTTTTTGTCGACCTACAACGGCCAAATGCATGCATATGTTGACAATGATATGGAATTTGGAAAGGAACATGACACATCTGATGACAGTTTTCGGGGTTAGATACTTACCTTGGCTTTCAAAATGTAAGAAAAATCATAGAAAGCACCATAGACATCAGTCATTGATTTTGTTCGATCAATGACTTTCGCAGTTAAACCTGGAAATGAGGCCGAGATGAAATGAACATCGACCTGAAATACTTGACTAAAACTTAAGGTGTAAAGTTGATCGATcaaagatcgaagaaaacaatTCTAAAGACTATCTTACCGCGCCTCATTTTCACGACACCTCGGAAGACTTTGATGTTGTTGTAACACAAGGCTAGTGTTCCGATAGCCATGATCTAAGTATAAGCAAGACATCGAAAAAATTGGAGATGAGTTTGAATAGGACATTAATATTCGAAAACTCTGAGTTGATTTATCGCATTTCAAGCAAAAGATTAAAGACTGAAATGCAACTGAATGATATGCATGAATGAAGATAACAGATGGAATAAGAATTCTCTCCAACCTGAGGGATAGCACAAAATCGGAAAATTGCAGGGTCACGTAAAGCGGACATGTATTTCAGGCAATCATCAACATGTAGTAAAGCGTTAGTGACCATGTCGTTCAAGCACTGCACCGCCTTGACCGAGTTTTCCTCGTCTTTCAAGTCCTGCAGGTGAAAATATAAGTCATACACATAGGGAAGTTACTCGAATGAAATTTGGTTACAACGCATACCTCAAGTTTCTTGACGTATTTACTCCAAATCTGGCGTGGCCAAAACATGCGTGACTTCGGTATTTCATTGATATCCTCTAGATAATCTCggataatatttgttttctGTAGTTTGGTTagatccaaaatacatagtTTTAGAATCGAATCTTCAAACATTAAAATCGAAGCATGAAACACATTGGTTCATTCGTATATTGCAGAGCAAATACCTGAAGAAACAACCCCATTGAATTGGAGAGCGATTCCGGAGCCAAATCTTCTGATCCATAGGCATGGAATAGCTTGGACAAACCTAATCCGACAAGTCCGGCTACATAGTGACAATATTCATCATAGTCATCAACTGTTTCGACCTGCGAAATAAAAAGACGAGTATTCATAAGTTTTATCACGTATCGAGCAAACTTAGTGGCTAAGTCGGAGAAATCAGTTCTTTTATATGGTATGAGACAATCTAGCAGAGATTAACCAGTAATAATACGGAATATGAATAGTCAGTGCCAAGTAAATCATGATCAGAATATGAAAATATCCACATCAGTAAAACTTATTCCGGTTTTTAGATAGTTTTTGTCGAAGGGAAAACCGCGAAATTTGTCAACCAAAATATAACCGAGTCTTTCGTTCCAACCCCTCAATGGGAAAACTTGACAAGGATAATAAGTAACAAACCTCCTTGCAAATAAATTTGGCCATCCCTGCTCCCATTCTTAGTGTAATATCCTCAATTGCCTCCTGATAACTGCAATAAACAATCGAGAACTACCGATTATTTATCGAAAATTGACAACCAATAAAAACTTGATACATGAATTTAAGATAACAAATGTTAACTAACCCTTTTTCGAGTTCCAGAAAAGCAGCAGACACGTGATGAAACTGATCCATGAGAACTTTGTATTCCTTTGTACCACCTGAAATGAGAGAAAGTTATGCAACTGAAAAACGAAGAATCTATTTCAGCACAGAAAGTTTATGTTACTctgactcttcatttttttctaaaacaccTGTGTTTGATACCTTGTATCCAACCGATATCTGAAGACGGGTACAGTGTGTGATCCTATAAGGACTCTCCTAGTACATGGAAATCTtaaaaagaagttgaatataCCTATGTCAGGCACATACTTGCATCCGCTGCTACTCACAACTAAGTCTGAGTAACATAAGGTAACATGAGCCACTTAACATATTGCCAATGCTAAAGTGCTCGTTACAACATATTTGgacatgaaaatttcaaaaaagttATAACTGGTATGTCAAACAAATACATACCCGAGGCCAAATAACATGGTAAATTGCTATTTTTCAGCTATTTCCAGAAAGATTAAAGACACTCTGTATATTAAGGAGGCAAATTTTCAACAAGCTCACAAGAAAAGTGCCAGTCGGGATCATATATGTGACGATAAAAATCTATAAGAATTGGAACTTTGACATCTGCTGCAACACTAGTATCATCCTCTGCAACAGAAAAAACGAACCATCCCAATCAATGCCATGAATATATCAATGAACAGTTCATAAATAGTTCAGtttctatttgtttattttcatttatcaagctaaataaatgaacataaacaaGAATTTGAGGCTCATTTATCAAGCTAAAAGAATTAACacgaataattttaaaaaatatatatagaacaAAGATTCCTTTGTTCAAGCTCGGTTctatatgtttatgtttgtttatcAAGCCAAACAAATGAATATGAATATATCGATGAACAGTTCATAAATAGTTTGGTTTCTATTTGTTGATGGTTGTTTATCAAGCtaaataaatgaacatgaacaagattttgAGGCTCATTTCTTAACTGAACCGAACACGAACCTAACAAgaacaagtttaaaaataaactaatatgAACAGAGACTCCTCTGTCCAACCTCGGTTCATTCACAGCCGTGAATATATTGATAAACAGTTCATAAATCATTCTGGTCCTGTTCGTTTATCAACTAAATAATATTCGTGAATATATTGATAAACAGTTCATAAATCATTCTGGTCCTGTTCGTTTATCaactaaataaatgaatatgaaCAATATTTTGAAGCTCCATTTATTAAACTGAACCGAACACGAACaagttcaaaaataaatgaacatgACCAGAGATTCCTTAGTTCAAGCTCGGTTCATTTACAGCCATGAATATATCCATGAATAGTTCATAAATCGTTCTGTTTCAGTTTGTTTAGCTTCGTTTATCATGCtaaataaatgaacatgaaaaatattttgaggcTCATTTATTAAACTGAATCGAACATATACAGAGATTTCGTCGGTTAAGCTCGGTTCATTTACAACCATGTTATTAGTTAAATAGCTTGCAAAAGAAATTGAAGTGGATCAAGAATCACATGCAAAATCTTACAATAATTAGTGTGTAGAATTATCATGTAATGAAGCCAATACGTGAAAATGATTGataataatttagaaaattcagtaagaaaaaaagtataaatgatggaaaataatatgagattgaaaaaaggaaattaaaattaaaaaaaaaaaaaagaacaaaccaACAGTATCAAGAGCTCGAAGaaccaaataaaatatgcaaacctgcaaaaaaatcaaaacagcATAactcaagaaataaataaaaattacaaaaagcatcgagagaaaaaaaaaaaaaaagaagctaaatTCGCTTACTGCATGCCTAAGCTCTGTATCGAGCTGCTGAATAACAAGAGCGAAACTACGAGAAACTTTGTGAAGCATAGAGAAACAAAAACCCCAGTGAGGCTCCGATGGGATCTGTTTCTCGGCATTTCTCGCCGCcattttcaatttcaacaaCGGATAAAAATCATCTGGATGTTTCATCAGTGCTCCCAAACTCcccattttgtttttgaaatttttaaacgCTTCAAAATCAGatccaaaacaacaaaaaacaatATCGATTTTAAGGATCGAAGAAGGTTATTAGATTTCTATCTT from Gossypium raimondii isolate GPD5lz chromosome 1, ASM2569854v1, whole genome shotgun sequence harbors:
- the LOC105772833 gene encoding squalene synthase 2; the encoded protein is MGSLGALMKHPDDFYPLLKLKMAARNAEKQIPSEPHWGFCFSMLHKVSRSFALVIQQLDTELRHAVCIFYLVLRALDTVEDDTSVAADVKVPILIDFYRHIYDPDWHFSCGTKEYKVLMDQFHHVSAAFLELEKGYQEAIEDITLRMGAGMAKFICKEVETVDDYDEYCHYVAGLVGLGLSKLFHAYGSEDLAPESLSNSMGLFLQKTNIIRDYLEDINEIPKSRMFWPRQIWSKYVKKLEDLKDEENSVKAVQCLNDMVTNALLHVDDCLKYMSALRDPAIFRFCAIPQIMAIGTLALCYNNIKVFRGVVKMRRGLTAKVIDRTKSMTDVYGAFYDFSYILKAKVDKNDPNAQKTVSRLDSILKTCRDSGVLNKRKSYIIENQSNYTPFVVVLLFIIFAIFLVNLNPNWPNN